One Cricetulus griseus strain 17A/GY chromosome 5, alternate assembly CriGri-PICRH-1.0, whole genome shotgun sequence genomic window carries:
- the LOC113831629 gene encoding uncharacterized protein LOC113831629, producing MGWSWIILFLVTASKGVHSQVQLQQSVTELRRPGSSVKMSCKASGYTFTDHFMHWVKQKPGQGLDWIGWIYPGDGDTKDNQKFQGKATLTADTSSSTAYKELSSLTSEDSAVYYCARDTVLQPHPECIQLQESGPGLVKPSQSLSLTCSVIGFSITTSGYVWHWITQFPGKKLEWMEYVNYYGGSTNYNPSHKNGISITRETSKKQFFLQLNSVSTEDTATCYCERHTMFVLHLVEKPE from the exons atgggatggagctggatcATCCTCTTCCTGGTGACAGCATCTAAAG gtgtccacTCCCAGGTCCAGCTGCAGCAGTCTGTGACTGAGTTGAGGAGGCCTGGATCCTCAGTGAAGATGTCCTGCAAGGCTTCAGGCTACACCTTCACTGATCATTTTATGCACTGGGTGAAGCAGAAGCCTGGACAAGGCTTGGATTGGATTGGATGGATTTATCCTGGAGATGGTGATACAAAGGATAATCAGAAGTTCCAGGGCAAGGCCACGCTGACTGCAGACacatcctccagcacagcctacaaggagctcagcagcctgacatctgaggactctgctGTCTATTACTGTGCGAGAGACACAGTGTTGCaaccacatcctgagtgt atccagcttcaggagtcaggacCTGGCCTGGTGAAGCCCTCACAGTCGCTGTCCCTTACTTGCTCTGTCATTGGTTTCTCCATCACCACCAGTGGTTATGTCTGGCACTGGATCACACAGTTCCCAGGGAAGAAGCTGGAGTGGATGGAGTACGTAAATTATTATGGTGGTAGCACCAACTACAACCCATCCCACAAGAACGGAATCTCCATCACCAGAGAAACATCCAAGAAACAgttcttcctgcagctgaactctgtgtccactgaggacacagccacatgTTACTGTGAAAGGCACACA ATGTTTGTACTTCACCTTGTGGAGAAGCCTGAGTGA